A single genomic interval of Chitinophaga sp. 180180018-3 harbors:
- a CDS encoding TonB-dependent receptor, protein MSLAVKLLTGILLLGFPLKVFGWDWQTRITIVVSNQPVEVVCGMLEKEYGIHFSYSKELVSLSRRVTLNVRQQRLKKFLDDLFDPDDIRYTRVGEQVVLLPVQRNIRTISGYVRDSASGENLIGATIYSPGLRQGTVTNQYGFFSLTTAKDSGRLVFSYIGYQPMVKSIPGRGDKLINVELSSLGSLKEVVVVSGKEHTKLQEQTQMSKLNLSTTELQAMPRLLGEVDVMRTLQSLPGVSGGMDGAGGLYVRGGGPDQNLVLIDGTPVFNFSHFFGVYSLLNANVVKTTDLYKGAFPARFGGRLSSVVDIAMKEGDMKSWHGDASIGLISTKFNTEGPIVKDKTSFMFSARRSYPDLILNALMKQDHTLGKGGDFQAYFYDVNAKINHIFSPKDRVFLSFYKGEDNLLIKQTIDDSTQIGSSQKYIGESTKFRMTWGNTIAALRWNHIYSPKLFSNITLNYSQYAFSTDYEHKYVLPNTDEKSDVSGYYKSRMENSGGRVDFDYRPNPRHSVRFGVVTTLHTFKPGSSSFQDKDSPVTPLDTSGNANRITGAELSVYGEDDWQLRPDLFANLGVHVSAFLVEGRFYYSVQPRLGLRYMLPRNWAMKAAYTHMNQYIHLLSSNGTALPTDIWVPSTQRVAPMFSRQVALGIAKTSTNLKYEFSLEGYFKSMNNMIENMEGNNIVGPQVARWDEKVTVGKGWSYGAELMLQKKKGPVSGWIGYTLSWSSRRFPGINNGDIFPDKYDHRHDIEVVLVQQLGRRWEISASWHYNSATPFTLPVASYGGSGTASPFEPGGGIVRIDRYDKWNNYRGADVHRLDIGITNTKQHKGWSRSWNVSVFNVYNRKNPFYYYIGENTANNKRYLTRVTLLPILPSVTYSVKF, encoded by the coding sequence ATGTCGTTAGCCGTAAAACTGCTGACGGGAATATTATTACTAGGTTTTCCCCTTAAGGTATTTGGGTGGGATTGGCAGACAAGAATTACCATAGTGGTGAGCAACCAGCCTGTTGAAGTGGTTTGCGGAATGCTGGAGAAAGAATATGGCATTCACTTTTCCTATAGTAAAGAACTGGTCAGTTTATCAAGAAGGGTAACACTGAATGTTCGCCAACAACGTCTGAAAAAATTCCTGGACGACTTATTTGATCCGGACGATATCCGGTATACCCGTGTGGGAGAGCAGGTAGTATTGTTGCCTGTTCAACGGAATATCCGTACCATCAGTGGCTATGTAAGAGACTCCGCCAGCGGTGAAAACCTTATCGGCGCTACTATCTATTCTCCCGGGCTCAGGCAGGGTACTGTTACCAATCAATATGGCTTTTTCAGTCTTACCACGGCAAAGGATAGCGGCCGGCTTGTATTTTCCTATATCGGATACCAACCCATGGTGAAAAGCATACCTGGCAGAGGCGACAAACTGATCAACGTTGAGTTGTCGTCGTTAGGCAGCCTGAAAGAGGTGGTGGTAGTCAGCGGAAAGGAACATACCAAACTACAGGAGCAGACGCAGATGAGCAAACTAAACCTCAGCACGACTGAATTGCAGGCGATGCCCCGGCTGCTGGGGGAGGTGGATGTAATGCGCACATTACAGTCGCTGCCCGGTGTAAGCGGTGGTATGGATGGCGCCGGCGGTCTGTATGTAAGAGGCGGTGGCCCCGATCAGAACCTGGTGCTGATAGATGGTACACCGGTGTTCAACTTCTCCCATTTTTTTGGCGTCTATTCCCTGTTAAATGCCAACGTGGTTAAAACAACGGACCTTTATAAAGGCGCTTTCCCGGCCCGTTTTGGCGGCCGCCTTTCGTCGGTGGTGGATATTGCCATGAAAGAGGGCGATATGAAATCCTGGCATGGAGATGCTTCCATTGGTCTGATATCCACGAAGTTCAATACGGAGGGGCCAATTGTGAAAGACAAAACCTCATTCATGTTTTCAGCGCGCCGTTCCTATCCTGATCTTATTCTGAATGCCCTGATGAAACAGGATCATACACTCGGAAAAGGAGGGGATTTTCAGGCATATTTTTATGATGTTAATGCTAAAATCAATCACATCTTTTCGCCTAAGGACCGTGTTTTTCTCAGTTTTTACAAGGGCGAAGATAATCTGCTCATTAAACAAACCATCGACGACAGTACACAGATCGGCAGTTCCCAGAAATATATCGGGGAAAGTACCAAATTCAGGATGACATGGGGTAATACAATTGCAGCATTGAGATGGAATCATATCTACAGTCCGAAATTGTTTTCCAATATCACCCTGAATTATTCGCAGTACGCTTTTTCTACCGACTATGAGCACAAATATGTGCTGCCGAATACAGACGAAAAATCGGATGTATCTGGCTATTACAAGTCACGTATGGAGAATAGCGGAGGCCGGGTTGATTTTGATTACCGGCCCAACCCTCGTCATTCCGTGCGCTTCGGCGTTGTTACTACCCTGCATACATTCAAGCCGGGTAGCTCCTCTTTTCAGGACAAAGACAGCCCGGTGACTCCGCTGGATACGTCTGGAAATGCCAACCGGATTACTGGTGCTGAACTGTCGGTTTATGGAGAAGATGACTGGCAGCTGAGGCCTGATCTGTTTGCGAATTTAGGGGTACATGTTTCTGCTTTCCTGGTGGAAGGCCGTTTTTATTATTCGGTACAACCCAGGCTGGGACTGCGTTATATGCTGCCTCGTAATTGGGCAATGAAGGCGGCCTATACACATATGAATCAGTATATTCACCTGTTGTCGAGTAACGGCACCGCGCTCCCCACTGATATATGGGTGCCCTCCACTCAGCGTGTGGCGCCGATGTTTTCCAGACAGGTTGCATTAGGAATCGCTAAAACTTCCACTAACCTGAAGTATGAATTTTCGCTGGAAGGTTATTTCAAATCCATGAACAACATGATTGAGAACATGGAAGGTAACAATATCGTTGGGCCTCAGGTAGCCCGGTGGGACGAGAAGGTAACTGTAGGGAAAGGATGGAGTTACGGGGCCGAGCTGATGCTGCAAAAGAAGAAGGGACCTGTTTCCGGGTGGATCGGCTATACATTGTCGTGGTCATCGCGGCGATTCCCGGGGATCAACAACGGAGATATCTTTCCTGACAAATATGATCACCGGCACGATATAGAAGTAGTGCTGGTACAGCAACTGGGCAGGCGCTGGGAAATTTCGGCTTCGTGGCATTATAATTCAGCAACGCCGTTTACGTTGCCGGTGGCCAGTTATGGCGGTTCCGGTACCGCTTCGCCTTTTGAACCGGGAGGAGGTATTGTTCGCATCGACCGTTATGATAAATGGAACAACTATCGTGGTGCTGATGTACACCGGCTGGACATAGGCATCACCAATACCAAACAGCATAAAGGATGGAGCCGTAGCTGGAACGTTAGCGTGTTCAATGTATATAACCGGAAGAATCCTTTTTACTATTATATAGGAGAAAATACGGCAAACAACAAGCGTTACCTTACAAGAGTAACGCTGTTGCCGATTTTACCAAGTGTTACCTATTCAGTTAAATTCTAA
- a CDS encoding DUF4249 domain-containing protein yields the protein MKYIFVVALLLGVFLIACERNEDIKMPYEGDKIVVNSLIQPDSVIYIRVTRSIPSNKFDDAGYADIKEATVSLSADGVPVAPLTAQQINGRYYYVSAQTAALGRKYTIQVAAPGLSPVAGTDTLPAAPQAGNAAGQSNSSRIQFTLKDNPLSKDYYKIRLYKTDTSGNNGSFLNFRLDPAFNNNLVDFFTKGDYSMLIMDDERFDGKRVNFVLQTENLLTGPAKITVEVSALTFSSYQYFNSLQAQKESGRGVVPYPIRVYSNITNGYGIVGGINTKRMTFNIQ from the coding sequence ATGAAATATATTTTCGTAGTAGCGTTACTGTTAGGTGTTTTTCTGATAGCATGTGAACGGAATGAAGATATTAAGATGCCCTATGAAGGAGATAAAATAGTAGTGAACTCATTGATTCAGCCAGATAGTGTAATATACATCCGGGTAACGCGCAGCATACCTTCTAACAAATTTGATGATGCCGGTTATGCTGATATTAAGGAAGCAACAGTTTCTCTTTCGGCCGATGGAGTACCGGTGGCGCCTCTTACTGCTCAGCAGATAAATGGTCGTTACTATTATGTGTCAGCACAAACGGCTGCATTGGGAAGAAAGTACACAATACAGGTAGCCGCACCAGGACTCTCACCCGTAGCAGGTACTGATACGCTGCCCGCTGCTCCTCAGGCAGGTAATGCAGCCGGACAGAGTAACAGCAGTCGTATTCAGTTTACGTTGAAGGATAATCCGCTGTCGAAAGACTACTACAAAATCCGGCTTTATAAAACAGATACTTCCGGTAATAACGGAAGTTTCCTGAATTTCCGGCTGGATCCTGCTTTTAATAATAATCTCGTCGATTTTTTTACGAAGGGCGACTACAGTATGCTGATCATGGACGACGAGCGCTTTGACGGCAAGCGCGTAAATTTTGTGTTACAGACGGAGAACCTGCTTACTGGTCCGGCTAAAATAACAGTGGAAGTAAGTGCGCTGACGTTTAGTTCCTACCAGTACTTCAACAGCCTGCAGGCACAAAAGGAATCAGGCAGGGGAGTGGTGCCATACCCTATCCGCGTGTACTCCAATATTACCAATGGCTATGGCATTGTTGGAGGAATTAATACTAAAAGGATGACATTCAATATACAGTAG
- a CDS encoding hemin ABC transporter substrate-binding protein, which produces MKLLLRWSAVLLLLCFSVSVHVSAQSTAYKKIVSLNGTVTEILCELGFCQQIVGVDVTSTFPSEIAKVPKVGHNRNITAEPVLALQPDLIISTTNFLSPAVVAQFKQVGVHHVMVEQEYSVAGTKKLITQIAAALHVPEKGAALCKQLEQQQQVLKVVPQHKKVLFIYARGAGTMMVAGAATPMDKMITLAGAENAATGFNDFKPLTAEAMVAANPDVILLFDSGLQSLGGIDGLLKVPGVAQTNAGKNRKVIVMDGQLLTGFSPRVITAIKELSQKISG; this is translated from the coding sequence ATGAAATTGTTGTTACGGTGGAGCGCCGTATTGCTCCTGCTATGCTTTAGTGTAAGCGTGCACGTTAGTGCGCAGTCAACTGCGTATAAAAAAATCGTATCCCTGAATGGTACAGTAACCGAGATTCTTTGTGAGCTGGGTTTTTGTCAACAGATAGTGGGAGTGGATGTAACGAGTACTTTCCCATCGGAAATAGCGAAAGTGCCGAAGGTTGGCCATAACCGGAATATTACCGCAGAGCCGGTATTAGCGTTGCAGCCGGATCTTATTATATCTACCACTAATTTTCTCAGTCCGGCTGTGGTAGCCCAGTTTAAACAGGTGGGTGTACATCATGTGATGGTAGAGCAGGAATACTCGGTAGCGGGAACAAAGAAACTGATTACACAAATTGCGGCGGCGCTGCATGTTCCGGAAAAAGGGGCCGCCTTGTGTAAACAACTGGAACAACAGCAGCAGGTGCTGAAAGTAGTGCCACAACACAAGAAAGTACTGTTTATCTACGCGCGTGGCGCGGGCACTATGATGGTGGCCGGTGCGGCAACTCCAATGGATAAAATGATTACGCTTGCCGGTGCAGAAAATGCTGCCACAGGATTTAATGATTTCAAACCGTTGACAGCCGAGGCCATGGTGGCAGCCAATCCTGATGTAATACTCCTTTTCGATTCCGGCCTGCAAAGTTTGGGTGGGATAGATGGGTTACTGAAAGTGCCTGGCGTTGCACAGACCAATGCCGGAAAGAACCGGAAAGTGATAGTGATGGATGGGCAACTACTGACAGGATTCAGTCCGCGTGTGATTACAGCCATTAAAGAATTATCGCAAAAGATCAGTGGATAA
- a CDS encoding iron ABC transporter permease: MQLSKNYSIPGILVIVLIAAVFLATGSGAMHISPAQILAILLHRIHIDIPVHYDNSMEAVLMIIRLPRVILGVLTGAGLATAGAALQGLFRNPMADPGLIGISSGASAGAVLIIVFQASLPLWLNTGWVHYYAMNIAAFAGAFIAAWLIIRIAGTGSGSMVMLMLLGGIAINALCMAFTWLMAYLSTNEQMRSIIFWTMGSLGGATWETVTAVFPFLLLPLILLPRTGAALDIFSLGEQEARHIGVNIQRLKMQLLLLSTMVIAASVAVAGVIGFVGLVVPHIVRQFTGPSYKLLFPCAALAGAILLTLADLISRTIVAPAELPVGVVTAILGAPFFIWLILKEKRTLMI, translated from the coding sequence ATGCAATTATCAAAGAATTACAGCATACCAGGCATACTTGTAATAGTACTGATTGCCGCTGTGTTTCTGGCTACAGGCAGTGGCGCTATGCATATCTCTCCCGCACAGATACTGGCTATCCTGTTGCACAGGATACATATTGATATTCCTGTGCATTACGATAATAGTATGGAGGCCGTGTTGATGATCATACGCCTGCCGCGGGTAATATTGGGCGTATTAACAGGTGCCGGTTTAGCTACCGCCGGCGCCGCGTTGCAGGGGTTGTTCAGGAACCCGATGGCTGATCCCGGTCTTATCGGGATCAGCTCCGGAGCGTCAGCAGGGGCTGTATTGATCATCGTTTTTCAAGCCAGCCTGCCGCTCTGGCTCAATACGGGCTGGGTACATTACTATGCAATGAACATCGCTGCTTTTGCCGGGGCATTTATAGCCGCCTGGTTAATTATTCGTATAGCCGGTACCGGTAGTGGTTCGATGGTGATGCTGATGTTGCTGGGGGGCATCGCTATTAACGCGCTGTGTATGGCATTTACATGGCTGATGGCGTATTTGTCGACCAACGAACAGATGAGGAGTATCATATTCTGGACAATGGGCAGCCTGGGCGGCGCTACCTGGGAAACGGTGACGGCCGTATTTCCCTTTCTGCTGCTGCCTTTGATACTACTGCCCCGCACAGGCGCGGCGCTGGATATTTTTTCTTTGGGAGAGCAGGAAGCCAGGCATATAGGCGTGAATATTCAACGTCTGAAAATGCAGCTGCTGTTATTATCTACGATGGTGATTGCTGCCAGCGTAGCAGTGGCAGGCGTAATTGGCTTTGTAGGCCTGGTTGTGCCACATATTGTCAGGCAATTCACCGGACCATCCTACAAATTATTGTTTCCCTGTGCAGCACTGGCCGGTGCTATATTACTGACCTTGGCGGATCTTATCAGCAGAACAATTGTAGCTCCGGCAGAACTGCCGGTAGGGGTAGTGACAGCTATATTGGGTGCTCCGTTTTTTATATGGTTGATTCTGAAAGAAAAACGCACATTGATGATATGA
- a CDS encoding heme ABC transporter ATP-binding protein — protein sequence MMLDIEHISLKLSGRLVLDRITLQAAGGELCVLMGANGAGKSSLLKVLAGEYTNYSGKVWLNEQQLREQSPAEQAACRAVLSQRTGLTLPFTVREVVAMGRYIHPPDPVLNDAIITYAMQRLQVSDLSDRSWLHLSGGQQQRVQMARVLAQLLDAPELKHRSGGKMLLLDEPVTGMDIRHQHIALQLARELSNNGVLVVAVLHDFQLAAAYADRVVMLHHGRLMAVGDVAAVLTENNIRQCFGTDVKVLEHPDYDHPIIITSFNTHLKKKYYQMETIITPLKAQWLAYQQQHPKVRIRDAAKALNVTEARIIAACTGDLVRHMKTDFPALLHKLPALGRVMVLTRNESCVIERKGTFENVNTESKHVALAVGKDIDLRMFINKWTMAFALENDTATGFKTSIQIFDSAGDAIMKIYAQPETDMQQWNGLVQEFTAAAQSDTIQVTARVPQQRGMTGNVDREAFLSDWAILKDTHDFYPMLMKYRIDRLHALELAEGRFSRRISSGSVKTILQNAASGGLEIMVFVGNHGNIEIHTGQVHRVLEIPEWINVMDADFNLHVKTTDIASCWVVDKPAEGGVTSVEVFDKAGEMIIQFFGKRKPGIPELPEWRALLAQL from the coding sequence ATGATGTTAGATATAGAACATATTTCCCTGAAGCTATCGGGCCGGCTGGTATTGGACCGGATCACCCTTCAGGCTGCAGGCGGCGAGCTGTGTGTGTTGATGGGCGCCAATGGTGCAGGAAAATCATCGTTGTTGAAGGTACTTGCCGGCGAGTATACCAACTATTCAGGGAAAGTATGGCTGAACGAACAACAGCTACGTGAACAATCACCGGCAGAACAGGCGGCCTGCAGGGCCGTATTATCGCAACGTACCGGGTTGACGCTGCCTTTTACTGTACGCGAAGTAGTTGCTATGGGCAGATATATTCATCCGCCCGACCCGGTATTGAATGATGCTATTATTACCTATGCCATGCAGCGGCTGCAGGTCAGTGATTTAAGCGATCGCAGCTGGCTGCATCTTTCCGGAGGGCAACAGCAGCGGGTGCAGATGGCGAGGGTATTGGCCCAGTTGCTGGATGCTCCCGAATTGAAACACCGCTCCGGCGGAAAGATGCTGCTGCTTGATGAGCCGGTAACGGGAATGGATATACGCCATCAGCATATCGCTTTACAGCTGGCCAGGGAGCTAAGCAATAACGGTGTACTGGTAGTGGCTGTATTACACGACTTTCAGCTGGCAGCAGCCTATGCCGATCGTGTTGTTATGCTACATCACGGACGTTTGATGGCTGTTGGAGATGTAGCTGCTGTATTAACCGAAAACAATATCAGACAATGCTTCGGAACAGATGTAAAAGTGCTGGAGCATCCTGATTACGATCATCCTATTATTATAACTTCTTTTAACACTCATCTCAAAAAAAAATATTACCAGATGGAAACAATTATCACTCCGCTTAAAGCGCAATGGCTGGCTTACCAGCAACAACATCCGAAAGTACGCATCCGTGACGCTGCAAAAGCATTGAACGTAACAGAAGCCCGGATAATAGCAGCGTGTACCGGAGACCTGGTCAGGCATATGAAAACAGACTTCCCTGCCTTGCTGCATAAATTGCCGGCGCTTGGCCGCGTAATGGTGTTAACGAGAAATGAGAGCTGTGTGATAGAACGAAAAGGCACATTCGAAAACGTCAATACAGAAAGTAAACATGTGGCATTGGCAGTAGGAAAAGATATTGACCTGCGCATGTTTATCAATAAGTGGACAATGGCCTTTGCATTGGAGAATGATACTGCTACGGGTTTTAAAACATCCATACAGATATTTGACAGCGCAGGCGATGCCATCATGAAAATATATGCACAGCCGGAAACGGATATGCAACAATGGAACGGGTTGGTACAGGAATTTACGGCAGCAGCCCAGTCTGATACAATACAGGTAACCGCCCGGGTACCACAACAACGGGGCATGACCGGAAATGTAGATCGGGAAGCATTCCTGAGCGATTGGGCAATATTAAAAGATACACATGATTTTTATCCTATGTTGATGAAATATCGTATCGACAGATTACATGCATTGGAGCTGGCCGAAGGTCGTTTTTCCCGCCGTATTTCTTCCGGTAGTGTAAAAACCATTTTGCAAAACGCAGCTTCAGGTGGTCTGGAAATTATGGTGTTTGTGGGAAATCATGGGAATATAGAAATTCATACCGGCCAGGTTCACAGGGTATTGGAGATACCGGAATGGATCAACGTCATGGATGCAGATTTCAACCTGCATGTTAAAACAACTGATATCGCTTCCTGCTGGGTAGTAGACAAACCAGCGGAGGGCGGCGTTACTTCTGTGGAAGTGTTCGATAAAGCTGGTGAAATGATCATACAGTTTTTCGGAAAACGTAAGCCCGGAATACCGGAACTGCCTGAATGGCGGGCTTTGCTGGCGCAGTTGTAA
- a CDS encoding TonB-dependent receptor: MLLSTTVCRGQSDSGAVRSLRGVEVTALKPATESLVSKAAMPVTIISRKTLDMMGSRRLDEVLREQTGLAVVNDIKGGARAVGLQMQGFSAAYTMILIDGQPMIGRNAGDFDLSRITVSDIERIEIIKGASSSLFGSEALAGVINIVTRQHITRAQALAAVRYGSLNNADATLEGETPIRKGKGAAYLSGNYYHTDGFSVNPYLTKGATVPPYNSFTLQGRARYSLSSATSLSFAGRFANRKSVAVNSYGKEEQHTSRDALDEGDMNASLMMNNSFRHGMHLKTQYYLTRYASNQTTTMMESGVVNARNIFTQYLHRLEVQGSRKFDDAWNVTAGAGGTLETMNSENYKGTGNMNSVFGYVQADWKPLEKFNALAGARYDYHNNFGGRLNPSFGLRYTPASFITLKASVGTGFKTPDFKERYQVFTNPQQGYTVLGAAVLDATLKEMKDAGQISEIRLVADRIARELKAETSVSYNAGVAVSLPGAVKIEVNGFYHNVHNLINTIQVATKTNYQQVFSYMNLNRTYMTGLEASALWKPLEGLEVSAGYQLLYAKDRGVMDSIRAGVWPYKNIRNNNTGESRQAKVSDYFGLENRSRHMLNLRIFYEYAPWSITASVRANYRSRYGFDDANGNRYIDRYDTYVKGYCLLFASVEKKLFNKHLSIQLTADNVFDYTDMLMPAQPGRIMMAGFSWRFFRD; the protein is encoded by the coding sequence TTGTTGCTCAGCACAACAGTCTGCCGGGGTCAGTCAGATTCCGGTGCTGTTCGTAGTTTGAGAGGAGTAGAGGTTACTGCCTTAAAACCTGCCACCGAAAGTTTGGTGAGCAAGGCTGCTATGCCCGTTACCATTATCTCCCGTAAAACATTGGATATGATGGGCAGCCGCCGCCTGGATGAGGTATTGCGGGAGCAAACAGGATTGGCGGTCGTCAATGATATTAAAGGAGGCGCGCGGGCAGTTGGTTTGCAGATGCAGGGATTCAGCGCTGCCTATACGATGATATTGATAGATGGTCAGCCTATGATCGGGCGAAATGCCGGCGACTTTGATCTGTCACGTATAACCGTTTCCGATATAGAGCGGATTGAAATCATTAAAGGAGCTTCTTCCAGCCTGTTTGGAAGCGAGGCGCTGGCAGGCGTGATCAACATTGTTACCCGGCAGCATATTACCCGCGCGCAGGCGCTGGCAGCAGTTCGTTATGGCTCGCTGAATAATGCCGATGCTACACTGGAGGGAGAAACGCCCATCCGTAAAGGGAAAGGGGCAGCTTACCTTTCAGGCAACTACTATCATACTGATGGATTCAGTGTGAATCCCTATCTCACAAAGGGAGCAACTGTTCCTCCCTATAATAGTTTTACACTGCAGGGGAGAGCAAGATATTCGCTGAGTTCCGCAACATCACTGAGTTTCGCCGGCAGATTTGCCAACAGGAAATCTGTAGCGGTGAACAGCTATGGTAAAGAGGAACAACATACCAGCAGAGACGCATTGGATGAAGGCGATATGAATGCTTCTCTGATGATGAATAATAGTTTCAGGCATGGTATGCATTTGAAAACGCAATACTACCTGACACGCTATGCTTCAAATCAGACCACTACCATGATGGAATCGGGTGTGGTGAATGCCCGGAATATTTTTACGCAATACCTGCACCGGCTGGAAGTGCAGGGCTCCAGGAAATTCGACGATGCGTGGAATGTTACTGCAGGAGCTGGAGGTACGCTGGAAACCATGAATAGTGAAAACTATAAAGGCACCGGTAATATGAACAGCGTATTCGGATATGTACAGGCCGACTGGAAGCCATTGGAAAAATTCAATGCCTTGGCTGGTGCCAGGTATGATTATCATAACAATTTTGGCGGACGATTGAATCCCAGTTTCGGGTTGAGATATACACCAGCTTCATTTATTACATTAAAGGCATCCGTCGGCACTGGTTTTAAAACACCCGATTTTAAAGAACGTTACCAGGTTTTTACCAATCCCCAACAGGGATATACAGTATTGGGTGCCGCGGTATTGGATGCCACTTTAAAGGAAATGAAGGATGCCGGACAGATCAGCGAAATAAGGCTTGTTGCCGATCGCATAGCCAGAGAACTGAAGGCGGAAACTTCTGTGTCTTATAATGCAGGTGTGGCTGTTAGTCTTCCGGGAGCAGTGAAGATAGAAGTCAACGGCTTCTATCATAACGTACATAACCTGATTAATACGATTCAGGTAGCAACTAAAACCAATTACCAGCAGGTGTTTTCTTACATGAACCTGAACCGGACTTATATGACAGGGCTGGAAGCCAGTGCCCTGTGGAAGCCGCTGGAGGGCCTGGAAGTATCAGCAGGGTACCAGTTACTTTATGCGAAAGACAGAGGCGTAATGGATTCTATTCGTGCCGGTGTATGGCCATATAAGAACATCAGGAATAATAATACGGGAGAATCAAGACAGGCGAAGGTATCGGATTATTTCGGTCTGGAGAACAGATCGCGCCATATGCTGAACCTGCGCATATTTTACGAATATGCTCCCTGGAGCATCACTGCTTCTGTCAGGGCTAATTACCGCAGCCGCTATGGTTTTGATGATGCTAACGGCAACCGTTATATCGACCGGTATGATACTTATGTAAAAGGCTATTGCCTGCTGTTTGCCTCTGTGGAAAAGAAACTTTTTAATAAACATTTATCTATACAACTGACAGCTGATAACGTATTCGACTATACGGATATGTTGATGCCAGCGCAGCCCGGACGTATTATGATGGCCGGGTTTTCCTGGCGGTTTTTCAGGGATTAA